From a region of the Odocoileus virginianus isolate 20LAN1187 ecotype Illinois chromosome 1, Ovbor_1.2, whole genome shotgun sequence genome:
- the MPLKIP gene encoding M-phase-specific PLK1-interacting protein, with product MQRQNFRPPTPPYPGPGVGGWGSGSSFRGTPSGGGPRPPSPRDGYGSPHHTPPYGPRSRPYGSSLSPRHGGSFPGGRFGSPSPGGYPGNYSKSPAGSQQQFGYSPGQQQTHPQGSPRTSTPFGSGRGREKRMSNELESYFKPSMLEDPWAGLEPVSVVDISQQYSNTQTFTGKKGRYFC from the exons ATGCAGCGACAGAATTTTCGACCCCCGACTCCTCCTTACCCCGGCCCGGGTGTAGGAGGTTGGGGTAGCGGGAGCAGCTTCCGGGGTACCCCGAGCGGAGGCGGACCGCGGCCGCCATCCCCGCGGGACGGGTACGGGAGTCCACACCACACGCCGCCGTACGGGCCCCGATCTAGGCCCTACGGGAGCAGCCTCTCTCCGAGACACGGCGGCAGCTTCCCTGGGGGCCGGTTCGGGTCTCCGTCCCCAGGCGGCTACCCTGGCAACTACTCCAAGTCCCCCGCGGGGTCCCAGCAGCAATTCGGCTACTCCCCAGGGCAGCAGCAGACCCACCCCCAG ggTTCTCCAAGGACATCTACACCATTTGGATCAGGGCGtggtagagaaaagagaatgtcTAATGAGTTGGAGAGTTATTTCAAGCCTTCAATGCTTGAAGACCCTTGGGCTGGCCTAGAACCAGTATCTGTAGTGGATATAAGCCAACAATACAGCAATACTCAAACATTCACAGGCAAAAAAGGAAGATACTTTTGttaa